From Camelina sativa cultivar DH55 chromosome 20, Cs, whole genome shotgun sequence, the proteins below share one genomic window:
- the LOC104770654 gene encoding tetraspanin-12, producing MLRLSNAAVITTNAILALIGLATLSFSIYVFVHGPSQCQRFVQNPLIVTATLLFFISSLGLIAALYGSHIIITLYLFFLFLSILLLLALSVFIFLVTNPTAGKAFSGKGIGHAKTGDLQNWIGNHFLRGKNWEGITKCLSDSRVCKRFGPQDVDFDSKHLSNVQFGCCRPPIECGFESKNATFWTVPETATVAMVGDCKAWSNTQSQLCYACESCKVGVLKGVRKRWRILLLFNLLLILLVVLLYSCGCCVRNNNRVPWKRRFL from the exons ATGCTCCGGCTAAGCAACGCCGCTGTAATAACAACCAATGCAATCCTCGCATTGATCGGCCTCGCAACTCTATCTTTCTCCATCTACGTCTTCGTTCACGGTCCATCACAGTGTCAACGCTTCGTTCAAAACCCTCTCATCGTCACAGCGACTCTCCTATTCTTCATCTCTTCCTTAGGTCTTATCGCTGCACTCTACGGTAGccacatcatcatcactctctacctttttttcctcttcctctccatCCTTCTTCTCCTTGCCCTCTCTGTCTTCATCTTCCTTGTCACCAATCCCACCGCCGGAAAAGCATTTTCCGGCAAAGGAATAGGTCATGCCAAGACCGGAGATCTCCAAAACTGGATCGGGAACCATTTCCTTCGAGGGAAGAACTGGGAAGGGATCACCAAATGTTTGTCTGATTCTAGGGTTTGTAAGAGGTTTGGTCCACAAGACGTTGACTTCGACTCCAAACATCTCTCGAACGTGCAG TTTGGTTGTTGTCGACCTCCCATAGAATGTGGGTTCGAATCAAAAAATGCCACGTTCTGGACTGTTCCGGAGACAGCGACTGTGGCGATGGTAGGGGATTGTAAAGCATGGAGTAACACTCAGAGCCAGTTATGTTACGCGTGTGAGTCGTGTAAGGTTGGAGTTTTAAAAGGGGTAAGAAAAAGATGGAGGATTCTTCTCttgtttaatcttcttctcatACTTCTCGTCGTGCTTCTTTACTCATGCGGCTGCTGTGTCAGAAACAACAATCGTGTTCCATGGAAGCGCCGGTTCCTCTAA
- the LOC109124582 gene encoding protein CHAPERONE-LIKE PROTEIN OF POR1, chloroplastic — MSSSLLLSGTTVSSPFIAPSKLSLVRNFNKSSLLPFRNAPRSFTSVKCTLDSSYGGNVPTFPRTRVWDPYKRLGVSPYASEEEIWASRNFLLQQYAGHERSEESIEGAFEKLLMSSFIKRKKTKINLKTRLKKKVDESPPWLKALLDFVEMPPMDTIFRRLFLFAFMGGWSIMNSAEGGPAFQVAVSLAACIYFLNEKTKSLGRACLIGIGALAAGWFCGSLIIPMIPTLLLHPTWTLELLTSLVAYVFLFLSCTFLK; from the exons AtgtcttcgtctcttcttctctccggTACTACTGTATCTTCTCCGTTCATCGCTCCATCAAAGCT ttctcTCGTACGAAATTTCAATAAGTCATCGCTCTTACCATTTCGGAATGCTCCAAGAAGCTTCACAAGCGTTAAGTGCACCCTTGATTCTTCGTATGGAG GCAATGTCCCCACGTTTCCTCGGACCAGAGTTTGGGACCCGTACAAACGTTTAGGAGTTAGTCCATATGCTTCAGAGGAAGAAATCTGGGCTTCTCGTAACTTTCTCTTACAGCAGTACGCTGGACATGAGAGAAGCGAAGAATCTATAGAAGGGGCCTTTGAGAAGCTTCTAATGTCTAGTTTTATTAAAAGGAAGAAGACTAAGATCAATCTTAAAACTAGGTTGAAGAAGAAAGTTGACGAATCTCCTCCGTGGCTCAAGgctcttcttgattttgttgaaatgcCTCCCATGGATACTATATTCAGAAGACTTTTCCTCTTTGCCTTCATGGGTGGTTGGAGTATCATGAACTCAGCAGAAGGCGGTCCTGCGTTTCAG GTGGCGGTATCATTGGCTGCGTGCATATATTTCCTGAATGAGAAGACAAAGAGCTTGGGGAGAGCTTGTCTAATCGG AATTGGAGCATTAGCGGCTGGGTGGTTCTGCGGTTCACTAATCATTCCCATGATTCCGACTTTACTCCTTCACCCGACATGGACACTCGAGCTCCTAACATCACTGGTCgcttatgtgtttttgtttctttcttgtacTTTCCTCAAGTAA